Part of the Montipora foliosa isolate CH-2021 chromosome 13, ASM3666993v2, whole genome shotgun sequence genome is shown below.
ATTTATCCGGCATCTCCTCATACAATAAGTCGACAGTTAAAAGGCAGCCTTTCTCAGTAAACTGTAAAATGTAAGTTCTAACAATTTAActtaggaaaacaaaactattcACTCATACAGGGATACGTTTATTGTATTGCAAATAGTTCATCTTTACGTAATGTTTTGAAGCCAAAGCTCTTTGGAAAAGAAACCTTGCGCTGTCTCTGTTAAGAATCGCTCAAACGATCAAGTAACTGGAAACTGAAAAGTCCATCTTAGTGCAAGTTTAAAATAAGTTAATTATCGAAGGACGTTCTTAATATTGTGAATAATGTAAGAAATTTTGACCATTGCATGAATACCCGATACGAAAGCCATACTGAGTAAGGAAAACGGAAAGACCACAATTAAAGAGTTAAGGTTTAAGAAAGACCTGTCATCTGAATTCCAGAATTAAGATTCTTTTTTATGGAGTCAATACCAAGAATCATGTATCGTGTGGTTTACTTATGGCCTTGCTTCCGGATTAATGAAAACATCGTCAACTTCACAACTGATAACAATCAAGGCTCTTTGCAGAAACAAGTGACATTCCACCCAAAAATGACGTTTTTGTAATTTGAAATGTCACCATATGGAAGGGAAACACAGACTACCAGTTTTTCCTTTCTGAAAAGTGCCCATAAAGTGTACGTAGAAAGGAAAGGGGATAATCCTTCCTCGATGCAAATCATTTTATTTCACTGATGAATATACCTATTATCATCGCCTTCCCACTGCGGGATAAGGCTTTTTAAAGAATAATATAGAAACAGTTATGATGACAAAACAAACAACTGAATATAAAACAAGAATGTGCCTTCAAATGTTGTTTCAAAACTGCCCAAGAGATTCTTCTTTTAGAAACGTTAAAATCTTTAGTAGAACAGCTTATCTTAAGCAAAGCATCTCAATTAATCCAGAGCCTTAATTGTTTGTTGCTTCAAAAGTAAAATAAGTATGCACTTTACTATAACAAGAGATTAGCTGAaccttcttgaaaaaaaaaaaagactgcatGAGGCTCTAAAAGACCGTAAAGACACTGTGCCATAAAATTGATAACTCGCTTTTATAGCTTGTTTGGTGTCAATGAGCACACTAATATTCTTGTTCATCTTTTGGAGCACGCGTGATGCAAATCATAGTGTGATGTTTTACGCCCGGATaattcgttgtttttttttgacgCGGAAGAGGTTTCATAACGCTTCAGTAGTTGGATAGGCAACTGAAATATCGTCTGAAACAGTAGTGTTATTGGTCTTCATAAATTCTGAAAAGACTTGACGGTTGAACAGAGAACAAAATGAAATGAGAGAGCTGGTTAAAAGCATCATTAAATAGAGATTATTTAGCTAATTAAAAAACGTATTTATTTACGTGAGCAAGGGTCATCAACTATTTGTTTTTAACGTGCGTATTTGTAGCGTGTGTCCACTTATATATCCAAAAAAGTTAGCTCCGAATAGCAGATATCATTTAACTAAAGAAGAGCACACTTACGTTCGACCTCGACTCTCTCCTTTCTTGCCCTCCGAACATGGGAGTCCTAAAAGTATAAACAGGAAATAAATTTTCACAAAGAACAAAGCCATTGAGtgagaaagcaaacaaaacaattcTCATATATTCAAATGGGACCAAAATTAGACAAAACACTTTTGCTTTTTAGTAAGAGCGTAAGACAAGGTAACCTTAACATTGAATAACTGTTCGCCTGTGATGACTTTTAATGTCTTTTCTGCCTCTCTGAGATGTTTCCTTAATTCTTCGTTCTCCTGTTTTATCTTCGAAAGATTGCTGGAAAATTCCTTCATCATTCTTCTGGATTCTTCCACGTCCTTTGATAGCGTGATCAGCTCGATAAGGCCAACAAATAATATGCCAGCAAAAACCACTCCGACAATGTAGTGACTCCATTTGCAAATTTTACTCTGCATACAAGAGAGTTCGGCTCGCTCCTCTGTCATTTCGCACTGTTTTACTTTTGGCCCTTTGATGACTGCAACCTCTTTCTTCCAAGGCTCATGAAGGCTCAAGGAAGCTGAATTGTTTGATTGAAATACAGTCGATTCGTTCAGTGCTCACGTGACATCTGCTTACGCTCCATCTTTTTTGAGACGTGATTTCTTCGGGAAGCGGACTTCATACCAACAATTTTCTTCGCAGAAGCCTTGACCATTTCTTAGAATTATTTTGCAAATCTATTATGCAAAACACTCTTTGTTTACACGGTGTCAAAAGGTTTCATGTCGAAAAGGGAGCAGATTAAGTCCATTGTGTAACGTGAAGACACTGCAGTCAGTTGATcccttttcatttgtttctttttctcgtATACTCCAAACGAAAGACTTGCTTATCTGCAAACATTGCTCCGAAGACTCCGATATAATTCAAAGATTCGGTCATGTTAATGAGGTTGGTGACATCTTGGAAAATTAAGAGGGGGTACACTGATTTGTCTATTCTCTTGAACTTTTccacaaacaaaatcaaaatccatatAATATAAAAGCCGTAGCAACAAGTAAAAATGATCTTTAGTTGACTCTGCCATCGCTATGACTGTGAATACAAATAAAACCTAATAACTTGTGCACTAAACTTGCAGGAGGTTAATTGAGGGCAATGGTGGATAACCGTAAAATTAGAACCGGACTGGATTGCAGCGATGTTTGAATTTCCGATACCGTCCAAGCGTGCTCCTTCGAAAAAATCAGCTTCGAAATACATTCTTGAACTCTGGCTGCGTTTTACATTGCTGAAACTACCAAATGTTTTTATAACAATATTAATCACGTGGTTCAGGTAGTTGGGTCACATGTGGTTGGGTACAGTATCTACTGACACTCGACGGTCGTCATCATAAGAAtcgaataagaaaaaaatactgcaTAAATTTATCTTCTTTTGCATCAAGGATttaaaaaagaagtgatttcCGCTGATAAAAagggcccatttctcgaaagtcagAAGTGTCGCAGTTCCAGTTGACTCTGAAAAGGCGGAAGTTTCAGTCATCAAACTGCACAGTCAATACTCTTTTTGTTACGTTGAAAATCTTTTAAAAGACCAGCCTGTCAAAACAAGCAATTGGCAGTCTCGTAAGTGGcctttcggacccgaaaagtttgGAAACTTTCGAGGAACGGGCCTCAGCAACGATTTCTTTAAAAACATAAACCAACAATTTAATGATTAACTCGTGCGAACGTGCTTAACACAATAGCGACTTAAACAAAATAAGTTTTTTCCTCGGTCAGCTTTCATGTATGAAGATTGAAAACCATTTGGTTCACGCATTTAGCTGTGTCCATTGCTTTTacgaaacgaaagaaaaatcTGAAGGACATTTAAGAAGTGGATTGATTGGAGTTGCTCTCGGCTGCGCTACTCGAAATTCTTCCTCTCTTCCattgtcttgcaaatttaactCAATGATTTAACACGATCTACGCAAGCAAAAAATTTCTCCAAACCACGTATTTAAAGCTAATAGcaattttactgtctaacagATGAATAGATGAAGACTAAAATGATCGgaaatattgttttaaaatataaatacttTGCTTCTTAATTCTCGGAAACGAGTAGAAAGACCGAACGCAACGTCGTGATCGAAAAGAATGAGATCCCGAGAATATATAAACATTTCGCATTTCCTTGAGTGTCATTTAAGTAAAGTACGTAACCAGTTAGAGAGTGAGCATATCTACTGTTTCAGTTCATACTCACCTAACATGGGATGTGATAGAAATCCAAATGTCACTAACTTGACTTGTCAGCGTCCTTTCTTGGTGTTGAAACTGATGTGTCCATGATCCCTCATAACTGGATAACACACAATTTCCCCGCTTGGATAACGGTGTTGCCACCTATTAATAAATTAAGAGGTGGAAACACGACGCATCTTCAACGAAATGGATCGTACGCAATTTATACATTAACGAATTCAAGGAATTATAATTCGAAAGTGAAACCGGATACATTTCAAGGAAGTACAAAGAACCAATCACATCACGTAGCTCCTTACAGAGTCACTCCTTACAGATTATTTTATAGAATATGCgcaatataaataataatatatttagtGCGGTAAATTTCACTGAGGAAATAAATATTAAGCTAAAATAATTACtgttaacttaattaagaaTAAGGAACTTAAACTGGCTTTATAAAgtgtaaaaattataaaatcatTTAACAACATTGCTGTAAGTGCAATACTAACAGCACTAACATACTGTGCTCTTAGTGCAATAGCTTTTTAAACTGCTTCTTCAAAGATGTTGCTCACTGACGTTTCTGCATCTCAAAGGCTGGCACATTTGTAATCATACTCACATCCTTGCCTGCCACCGGCCTCGGCAATCCATCTTGTGACTCTTGTGTGGGTCAAGTTTCAATAGATCTCAACCTAACTTGTAAGTTTTTCTCTGGATACTTCGGTTTTCTTCCCTCGTTAAAGTCGACACGCAGCTTAGTACAATCTCTAGGGTGATGAGAATTGCCGGTTTGTTCGTTTCAAAGTATGAATAAGATTGGAAACTTGCATGAACTCACTTTCTCAGACGGTTTCTGTTTGGTCCTGatgtccatttttttttttaaaaaagagagtttgtttagcaatttttttcaattggTTTCGTCCGTACCGCAGGAAAATTCGCATACGTAATATCCATCCAGTCTCTCAAAACGTGCAGCCTAAGGGTACCAGATTTTATTGCCCGCGAGGATTCTTTTGCAACTATAATCATAAGCGTTTGAATCAAGccaatgttttaaaaaaatcatagaAACAGAACATATCTCCCGAAGAATGCTTCATAAATACTGTAGTTTCAGACACGTCACCACTCAGTGTCACCTTTGGGGAATCCCCACCCACGATTGTTATCAAGAGCAAAAATGTGCTTACAGCGCAAATCTGACAGTCACGAGCAAAGCACCGCTTTAAAGTATATGTTTTGCATTTGTATGATTTGATCGATAAAAAGTAATAGGTTGTTGAGGTGAGTCATGGTATAGGTTAATGTATTTTTTAGTTAGCATATATAAGGTGCTTCGGACAAAGCTGTGATGTTTCCCTTCTGAAAAAGTCGTTGGTTGAGTTTGGCGTGCCTTGTTCGATTCATTTGTTGTGATTGTTTGCTTTCCCTAAGGTAAGCTAAGTTGAATCTTTAAAAAAGGGAAGTTTGCTGCCATATAAGCCTTACACTGCACTGATTTAATTGCAATCTCGCCGATGAAATAACATTCTTTGGCTTCAATGATCGTTTACGTTGAGAATTCGTTTGATGCTCACAGTAATCTCCTTCGAGACCGccacttttaataatcatttGAATGTTTGTCGAGAACAGTCAGTATAAGTGAGCAGTTCGGTGTCAACACTTTTTTCTTGAACTTCAGAGTTTCGTTTGAAAACCAGAAGCTTCGTGAAAAAACgggtttttttttgcaaaaatgtgctGTGGTGTCGCTTTTCGCTGCATTCAAGCGTGAAGCGTGGTCTCAGCGCCTGCATAAAAAAGCGCGAAGCAGTTCAATTGTTTCCAGAGATGATCGTTGCCTTTTTCTTGGTACTAGTGCcacattttaatttcattttgccAGGCTCGtgattttctgtttctttttaagGGTTACGGAATGTttagtttgttctttttttttgttttgcgctaTTTACAAATATTCCTACATTGAACTATATTGGTTGCGGCGGCACTAGGGTAAATTACACAAGTGATGAAAATTAAGCAAATGTGCGCAGTTACCAAAATAGCTTAAGCTTTCGAGTTTATCACTGCCacgtatttttaaaaaacaaaagaaagtcagGGGTAAAGTGCGAATAGGTTATATAACTTATACATATATTACATAATATACAACAAACATCAGTTTAAGCTTATAGTACAATGTAAGTAGTAATAAGATTAACAATATGGGCAGACTGCACTagaggctggttttcactagtgacggagtcggagtcgtaatcagaagcgcagaaCAATACGATTTAGTGAAAACCAAACTGTCGGAGTTggaagcagaataccgattccgcCTATGAGTCCTtcgcttacgatccagtgaaaactaccttgtcggagtcggaagcagaagcggaaaaataaaccaatcacaatgctcgattccaagcattgtgattgctTGGTTCTTCCGCCTCTGCTTCCGACTCcaacaatctagttttcactggttCATGAGCGACAGAGGCTAGCCTAACCCTAACTTGGAAGTGACAACGTGGAAGTGACAACTTGGAAGCGACAACGTGTGACCCTTACCGGCTTCCTTCAGGTAGTCCGTACGCCTGACTATTGTTaaacatttaatttttggcCTAACATATTTCTCTTTATTTACAATTGTTATTAACAATGTTCACTTCACTTATTGAGCGTTTGACACAAACTTATTACTCTCTCGCTAGCAAGATGAACAACGAAGGTGCTTATAAGGTATAGTTAAGAGACGTTCTTTGCAACCTCTTAATTAAGAGATATAAAGATTGAGAGTATGGAGATTAGACCGTTACACCTAAGTTGTGTATGGGGTGGATAGATTACACTAAGACGTTTGATGAGTTTAACAATTTGAAAAATGGAGTACAGTCTGGCATTATCCCAATTTGGATCTCAGACTTCGCTAAAACagtcaaaatgtaaaaaaaagaagTAGGAAGATGTTGACAGCACTGTCGGGTTTTTCCGTTTCACATAGTCATTGTATATTCTTAAAAAATGGGATTAGGTGTGGGTTTAGGCGGGCAACGCGGGTATTTTACAGCCAGGGTTACGTCATTGCGCGGCTGAATAAACATTCGACGGGTGGGATGATCTTCGCCTTCAATGAGAGTGATGGAGTCCTCTTAAATCACCCAAAATATTATCTGGGACTTAAAAGAAAGGaattaaaaaattctgtctGTAGGAAAATTATTCATGAGAGGGCACAGCGGGAGTATTGGTACTATTTCAGCAAAAATTTGTGATCCTTTGTATGAACTTCACAGAAAAGAACCACAGGGCCTATCTCTTGTGAAATTGGGAGGGCTTCAGGAAGGATGCACATGTTAGCAGTCGGTTTTACATGTTATCAGGACTAATAGTGGATGGCGATTCAGTGATGTTAGCCACGGGGCTTATTAAAAAGGCCCCAAAATAACTGGTTTCCTTGTTCATAAAGTAGGATTTTGTAAACGGAATCCGGACGGATATTTTGTCCCCCTTCTTAAGCATGAACACAGCTCCTTGGTAATTAGTGTTGTATTTCTTGATCTCGCTAACCACGCTACTGATACTGCGCATGACCGGGTCCTCGTTGATGTACGTGTAATGCCCCATGAACAGCGTATCCCCAGCGTAATAAAACAGTTGGCTGTACACAAAGTAGTAACCCGTCGT
Proteins encoded:
- the LOC137982030 gene encoding uncharacterized protein isoform X3, whose amino-acid sequence is MTEERAELSCMQSKICKWSHYIVGVVFAGILFVGLIELITLSKDVEESRRMMKEFSSNLSKIKQENEELRKHLREAEKTLKVITGEQLFNVKDSHVRRARKERVEVERTEHKCHKVNTCLDKYPREQLFNCTTVRRCMPPPARIHVHSLPGGMINSIITSWSTGGAGLRDVQEPYLAEP